One window from the genome of Alnus glutinosa chromosome 13, dhAlnGlut1.1, whole genome shotgun sequence encodes:
- the LOC133854475 gene encoding 1-aminocyclopropane-1-carboxylate synthase-like, whose translation MNSNEQHLLSKIATGNGHGENSPYFDGWKAFESNPFHLTNNPEGVIQMGLAENQLCFDLIQEWILNNPQASICTPEGVNDFREIAIFQDYHGLPEFRNAVAKFMEKVRGNRVRFDPDRIVMSGGATGGHETLAFCLADPGEAFLVPTPYYPGFDRDLRWRTGVQLLPVVCESSNDFKVTRKALEDAYERAQEANIRVKGLLITNPSNPLGTILDKQTLRELVSFINEKSIHLICDEIYAATVFSQPGFISISEIIEEEKDIACNRDLIHIVYSLSKDMGFPGFRVGIVYSYKDTVVHCCRKMSSFGLVSSQTQHLIASMLSDDAFVDRFLAESAERLERRYKFLTCSLAEVVIDCLKSNAGLFLCMDLRHLLKNKTFEAEMELWQVIINEVKLNVSSGSSFHCSEPGWFRVCFANMDDSTMEVALTRIRTFVRQHKDVKIPKRKCWNSNLRLSFSSLRVDAQSMLSPHSPVQSPLVRARN comes from the exons ATGAACAGTAATGAACAGCACTTGCTGTCTAAGATAGCAACGGGCAATGGGCATGGTGAAAATTCTCCTTACTTTGATGGTTGGAAGGCGTTTGAGAGTAACCCATTTCATCTGACTAATAACCCTGAAGGGGTTATCCAAATGGGTCTTGCAGAAAATCAG ctttgttttgatttgattcAAGAGTGGATTTTGAATAACCCACAAGCTTCCATCTGCACCCCAGAAGGAGTAAATGACTTCAGAGAGATAGCTATCTTTCAGGATTATCATGGCTTGCCAGAGTTCAGAAAT GCTGTTGCCAAATTTATGGAGAAAGTAAGAGGAAACAGAGTCAGATTCGACCCTGACCGCATCGTTATGAGTGGAGGAGCAACCGGAGGTCATGAGACGCTTGCCTTTTGTTTGGCTGACCCGGGGGAGGCATTCCTTGTACCTACACCTTATTATCCAG GTTTTGATCGGGATTTGAGATGGAGAACAGGAGTACAACTCCTTCCAGTAGTCTGTGAAAGCTCTAACGATTTCAAAGTGACAAGAAAAGCTTTGGAAGATGCCTATGAGAGAGCTCAAGAGGCCAACATCAGAGTAAAGGGCTTGCTCATTACCAATCCATCAAACCCACTTGGCACTATCTTGGACAAACAGACGCTAAGAGAGCTTGTAAGCTTCATCAATGAGAAGAGCATCCACTTAATCTGTGATGAAATATATGCTGCCACTGTCTTCAGTCAACCTGGTTTCATCAGCATATCTGAGATtatagaggaagaaaaagatatcGCATGCAACCGTGATCTCATCCACATTGTTTATAGTCTTTCAAAGGACATGGGGTTCCCTGGCTTTAGAGTTGGCATTGTCTATTCCTACAAGGACACAGTAGTACATTGTTGTCGTAAGATGTCCAGTTTCGGATTGGTTTCCTCGCAAACCCAACATCTGATTGCATCTATGCTATCAGATGATGCGTTTGTCGACAGATTTTTGGCAGAGAGTGCTGAAAGGTTGGAAAGAAGGTATAAGTTCTTGACTTGCAGTCTTGCTGAAGTAGTCATTGATTGTTTGAAGAGCAATGCTGGCCTCTTTTTGTGTATGGATTTGCGTCACCTCCTCAAAAACAAGACATTTGAAGCAGAGATGGAGCTGTGGCAAGTGATAATAAATGAAGTTAAGCTCAATGTTTCTTCTGGTTCTTCTTTTCATTGCTCAGAGCCAGGGTGGTTCAGGGTTTGCTTTGCTAACATGGATGACAGCACCATGGAAGTTGCTTTGACGAGAATCCGAACCTTTGTGCGTCAACATAAGGACGTCAAAATTCCCAAGAGAAAGTGTTGGAACAGCAACCTAAGACTCAGCTTCTCATCTTTAAGAGTGGATGCACAGAGCATGTTGTCTCCTCACTCCCCTGTACAATCACCTCTTGTTCGAGCCAGGAATTAG